From the Musa acuminata AAA Group cultivar baxijiao chromosome BXJ3-1, Cavendish_Baxijiao_AAA, whole genome shotgun sequence genome, the window TGTGATTCAACACAAAGCAAATCAACTGGGAATGacgatcagagagagagagagagaaagagagaggagaagggaaggtgtTGTTGGGTTGGCAGTAGAAGGATTGAACAAGGCATCATCAGAACTTAGAATCTATTCCTTGATCTTACTTTCGTCTCTTTCGTTCAGATAACTACAACCTCATCCAAGAATTCCAGAATCATTTGAGTCACTCCACACTTGTTCACAAAAATACAATCTAAGTTGACGTAAAGGACATATCTCTTTCGAAGCCTGTGGGACTTTTTGACTAAAACCTGCCACTAAGCAATACCCATTTATCTTATGTTGGATTTGTGAATCTAGCTAAAGTGAGCACCACTGGATGaggttttaattaaatatatgcaATTTACTATTACTtcataagattttaaatattgattAGATCAAGATATATCTATCGATCGATATTTACGGATTCGATTGAGTTTTATATCTAGAGAGAAAACTCAATGTCGATGTacatagtttctttttttttactaaaattgAAATCAGATCAATATATACTGAATAAAATTcactttaaatatatattaatgaaataaaatatggAATACTTCAATATTATTTTTGGGTTATTAATGAGTTTGGATCATGTAACGATGTGCAATAAGTTTAACATGATCTGTAATATACTAATATCTATTTCATGTCAAAATGATTTATTGATTTCCATGGAAGTACAATTTTAATGAATTATAGACAAAATGAAAATAATGTAAGATAAAAAAcagaactataaataaataaatttatttattgctcatttatattttaaaaaaattatcatcattATATAAGAGTATATTTTATTGATCATATGTATTCTACAAACTCATTAATTttctaaaagatattatttgaataCCAACATTAACTATTACTTGTAATCTTTTACTTCAGTGATTATTTGATTGGTGGATACTTCCTTTGATGTCATTTAAAACTAATTTTTCTTGGAATATAATGCCGCCAAATTCCAGAGAAGTCATCACATTGCGTGATAACTCTTTATATCAtctacatttttatttttccatatatatatatatatatgatttttattgttgtaaaatagtcGGTTCTGGTGATCCCACGGAACAGTTTAAGGGCGCGGGCGCCGAGACGATGGCCATGCGCTCCTGCAGGTGAAACTTGGTCTGTTTCGCGATGAACGCCTCCACTGCGCGCCGGAACTCCTCCGCATCCGCCGGAATCTCCTCCTCCGTCACCTGCGTCTTGTCGCCCGGGAGCTCGGGTGGCGCCCCCCTGCGAGGATCCACCCCGTCCGACTGGCTCCGCTGGTCTGCGCGCATCTCCACGCACACCGCCTTGTCCTCGAACACCACCGCCACCGGTGGCGGCGGGAGGGGGCAGGAGAGCCGGCTGCCGCGGGTCTCGAGGAACTCCTCGTAGAAATCGCCGGAGGAGGAGTTGGGAGAGGCGGGAAATTTCCGGCCGGAGTCGGCGAGGAGGAGTAGAACGATGGCGTTGCCGAGGAGGAAGACGAAGCGGGAGCTGAGGAGGACGGAGGCGAGGTGGCGGAGGAAACCGGCGGGGATGCGGGCGGAGGaccaggagaggaggaagagagcaGCGGAGGCCTCGAGGCAGCGGAGCAGCGTTCCGATCCTTTGGAGCCGGCGGTACCGCCGCATCGCCCTCCTTTTCGCCGCTTGGATCGCGTCCATTTCCGGGATCTGACGGTCCAAAACAAATCACCGGGTGACGAATTTTAAAGCACCGGATGACGAAACGGAGACTCCGTAACTGGGAACCGAAATGAGCTCTTGGGAAGTCGGAGGCCGATTGGGTTTTAtagaggtggcatcgccacttttgcttctttatatatatatatatatatatatatatatatatatatatatatatatatatatatatatatatatatatatatatatatatatatatatttaaagcaTCAATTGTTGGTGGACTGCGTGTTGTGTTTCTTAGCAAGCGAAAAATCCATgctaagattcaacaatatgaGTTAAATTTCAACAAAAACAACGAATAAAAAGCACAAAATGACATCTTTTATTATTGAAggtgatttttttatgatctttggCTAATTTATGGACTAATTATGTTTTCCTTTTTTGCATGTGATCGTGGCAAGGAAGCAGCTTATATATAATTTGGTTGATCCTTGTGCTGTCATTCATGAGTTGAGCAATATAAGCTAAATCTATAACGCAAATGAGAATAGACAAAGAATTTAAACTCAATGAGTCACCACCGGATCAAACACTGAAGACAGTACAGTCACTATCAAAACAGAATCGACAAGGCATGTTCTTCCTCAAAGCGGACGGGTTGGGAACTCGCGGCTGCCAATTCAAGCACTACGATTCTAATGGAGACAGCAGCACACATGGAAAGCCAAACGCCACTGCAGGGCGGCCATGTCCAGGTACAACTTTTGGGAGATCGGCTGCGGAAAGAAAATGATATGATTGAAAACATGTATATTTCATCCACAAAAGTGTAGATTAGGTaaagactcatcaaaataaaggcATTCATCGATTCGC encodes:
- the LOC135628340 gene encoding uncharacterized protein LOC135628340, with the translated sequence MDAIQAAKRRAMRRYRRLQRIGTLLRCLEASAALFLLSWSSARIPAGFLRHLASVLLSSRFVFLLGNAIVLLLLADSGRKFPASPNSSSGDFYEEFLETRGSRLSCPLPPPPVAVVFEDKAVCVEMRADQRSQSDGVDPRRGAPPELPGDKTQVTEEEIPADAEEFRRAVEAFIAKQTKFHLQERMAIVSAPAPLNCSVGSPEPTILQQ